In a single window of the Micromonospora sp. WMMA1363 genome:
- a CDS encoding MvdC/MvdD family ATP grasp protein — protein MTSRDTVLVLTSAGDPTAEAVVCALARAGATIARFDTGDFPLGLGLSATTAAAGGWAGSVTGAWGVLDLERVRSVFYWRPTSFRLPSGMSPADEVWAAVEARHGWGGLLASLDARWVNDPVRSAAAEYKPLQLSVAARCGLAVPRTLVSNVHTDVVDFARQIGGPVVCKPLSSLVFAENGEEPTKTYTTIIDPASVDPDAFAMTAHLVQEYINKAYEVRVTAAGKTLLAVSIRSSSPAGRVDWRADYDSLTTAGLRARGGGVGHRPIPDPDGPGLRRVRLRRHPIRAVDLPGVQPGRPLVVAGTRDRRPHR, from the coding sequence GTGACGTCCAGGGACACGGTCCTGGTCTTGACCAGCGCGGGGGATCCGACAGCGGAGGCGGTGGTCTGCGCGTTGGCGCGGGCCGGGGCCACCATCGCCCGGTTCGACACGGGTGACTTCCCACTCGGGTTGGGGTTGTCGGCGACAACCGCGGCGGCGGGCGGCTGGGCCGGGTCGGTGACCGGCGCCTGGGGCGTGCTGGACCTGGAGCGGGTTCGATCGGTGTTCTACTGGCGTCCGACCAGTTTCCGGCTGCCGTCGGGGATGTCACCGGCCGATGAGGTGTGGGCGGCTGTCGAGGCCCGCCACGGCTGGGGCGGTCTCCTGGCGAGCCTGGATGCGCGGTGGGTCAACGATCCGGTCCGCAGTGCCGCCGCCGAGTACAAGCCGTTGCAGCTGTCGGTGGCCGCGCGGTGCGGGCTCGCGGTGCCGCGCACGCTGGTGAGCAACGTGCACACCGATGTAGTCGACTTCGCCCGCCAGATCGGGGGCCCGGTGGTGTGTAAACCGTTGTCCTCACTGGTGTTCGCCGAGAACGGCGAGGAGCCGACCAAGACCTACACCACGATCATCGACCCCGCGTCGGTCGACCCGGACGCGTTCGCGATGACCGCGCACCTGGTGCAGGAGTACATCAACAAGGCCTACGAGGTCCGGGTCACGGCGGCCGGGAAGACGCTGCTCGCCGTGTCGATCCGCTCGTCCTCGCCGGCCGGCCGGGTGGACTGGCGCGCCGACTACGACTCGCTCACTACGGCGGGTCTCCGTGCCCGAGGCGGTGGCGTCGGGCATCGACCGATTCCTGACCCAGATGGGCCTGGCCTACGGCGCGTTCGACTTCGCCGTCACCCCATCCGAGCAGTGGATCTTCCTGGAGTGCAACCCGGTCGGCCACTGGTTGTGGCTGGAACACGAGACCGGCGCCCCCATCGCTGA